In Verrucomicrobiota bacterium, a single genomic region encodes these proteins:
- the ilvB gene encoding biosynthetic-type acetolactate synthase large subunit: MNTSTTQNPVSTRPLPQRGEMMNGAEILVASLEREGVEVIFAYPGGASMPIHQALTRSSKIRTILPRHEQGGVFAAGGYGRATGKAGVCMATSGPGATNLVTGIADAYMDSVPLVAITGQVPQEMIGRGAFQETDVFGMTLPVVKHSYLVMDIHEIPRVVKEAFHIAQTGRPGPVVIDIPKNIQNQSTQPVFPSEVTLRGYQLPPKADPVALNEVIGLIKSARRPMIYAGGGIITANAADDLLEFAERAQIPVATTLMGIGGFPENHPLSLKWLGMHGTVYANCAVNEADLLLALGVRFDDRVTGKVAKFAEHGTIVHIDIDYSELNKNKVVKLPIHSDIKYALSELNRLLRNGGQERVQTGFSTNPEWYDQINRWKKRYPLDFKDTEDAIQPQHVIKLLYELTQGDAIITTGVGQHQMWAGQYYNFSRPRQFLTSAGLGAMGFGFPAAMGAKVAHPDKQVIDIDGDGSFLMNVQELACAHIEGIAAKTIILNNQHLGMVVQWEDRFYKGNRGHTFLGDPRDRERIYPDYIQICSGFGIKCERILHKADLRPALERMLASDECYVLDVMTPYTEHVLPMIPAGMTYRDIIIDERHGHFEG; encoded by the coding sequence ATGAATACTTCTACCACCCAAAACCCGGTCAGCACGCGCCCGTTGCCGCAGCGAGGCGAAATGATGAACGGCGCCGAGATCCTCGTCGCCTCCCTGGAGCGGGAGGGGGTGGAAGTAATCTTCGCTTATCCGGGCGGCGCCAGCATGCCGATCCATCAGGCGCTCACCCGCTCGAGCAAGATTCGCACGATCCTGCCCCGGCATGAGCAAGGCGGCGTCTTCGCCGCCGGCGGCTACGGGCGGGCGACGGGTAAGGCCGGCGTGTGCATGGCCACTTCCGGCCCCGGCGCAACCAACCTGGTGACCGGCATCGCTGACGCCTACATGGATTCGGTGCCGCTCGTTGCCATTACCGGACAGGTGCCGCAGGAAATGATCGGCCGCGGCGCCTTTCAGGAAACGGACGTGTTCGGGATGACCTTGCCGGTGGTCAAGCACAGCTACCTGGTGATGGACATCCACGAAATCCCGCGCGTGGTTAAAGAGGCGTTTCACATCGCCCAGACCGGCCGGCCCGGCCCCGTGGTCATCGACATCCCCAAGAACATTCAGAACCAGAGCACCCAGCCGGTGTTTCCCTCGGAGGTGACCCTGCGCGGCTACCAGCTGCCGCCCAAAGCCGACCCGGTCGCCCTCAACGAAGTCATCGGCCTGATCAAATCCGCCCGGCGCCCCATGATCTACGCCGGGGGCGGCATCATCACCGCCAACGCGGCGGACGATTTGCTGGAATTCGCTGAGCGCGCCCAGATCCCGGTCGCGACCACCTTGATGGGGATCGGCGGTTTCCCGGAAAACCACCCGCTCTCGCTCAAGTGGCTCGGCATGCACGGCACCGTTTACGCCAACTGCGCCGTGAACGAGGCCGATCTCCTGCTCGCGCTCGGGGTGCGGTTCGATGACCGCGTCACGGGCAAGGTCGCAAAATTCGCCGAGCACGGGACGATCGTGCACATCGACATCGATTATTCGGAGCTCAACAAAAATAAAGTCGTCAAGCTCCCGATCCACAGCGACATCAAATACGCGCTGTCCGAGTTGAATCGCCTGCTCCGGAATGGCGGCCAGGAGCGCGTCCAGACCGGGTTCAGCACGAACCCGGAATGGTATGATCAGATCAACCGCTGGAAAAAGCGCTACCCGTTGGATTTCAAGGACACCGAGGACGCGATTCAGCCGCAGCACGTGATCAAGCTGCTGTACGAGTTGACGCAGGGCGACGCCATCATCACGACCGGCGTCGGCCAGCACCAGATGTGGGCGGGCCAGTATTATAACTTCAGCCGGCCCCGGCAATTCCTGACGTCCGCCGGTCTCGGCGCCATGGGGTTTGGATTTCCGGCGGCGATGGGAGCGAAGGTGGCGCACCCGGACAAGCAGGTGATCGATATCGATGGTGACGGCTCGTTCCTGATGAACGTGCAGGAGCTGGCGTGCGCCCATATCGAAGGCATTGCCGCCAAGACGATCATCCTCAATAACCAGCACCTCGGCATGGTGGTGCAATGGGAAGACCGCTTCTATAAAGGGAATCGTGGCCACACCTTCCTCGGCGACCCGCGGGACCGCGAACGCATCTACCCGGATTACATCCAGATTTGTTCCGGTTTCGGCATCAAGTGCGAACGCATCCTGCACAAGGCGGATCTTCGCCCGGCGCTGGAGCGCATGCTGGCGTCCGATGAGTGTTACGTCCTGGACGTGATGACGCCTTACACCGAACACGTCCTGCCGATGATCCCGGCCGGGATGACTTACCGCGACATCATTATTGACGAGCGCCACGGTCATTTCGAAGGATGA
- a CDS encoding superoxide dismutase yields MITRRNALKTAAFAAGAFTLAPHLLKAQAASPAVNGTYPFKLPDLPYGYDAMEPYIDTLTMHLHHDKHHAAYVENLNKALADAGEPFHKMTVEDLLLHLDELPEKVRTVVRNNGGGHYNHSLFWQMLKKNEGGQPTGELAAAIKETFGGYPEFQQKFSAAAASVFGSGWAWLGVDDKNLKIGTTPNQDNPISKSDRKVVPLLGLDVWEHAYYLKYQNRRAEYIKAFWNVVNWDYVGQRYKDNLTA; encoded by the coding sequence ATGATCACACGACGCAACGCTCTCAAAACGGCCGCCTTCGCCGCGGGCGCCTTTACCCTGGCCCCTCACCTGCTCAAAGCCCAGGCCGCTTCACCGGCGGTCAACGGCACCTACCCGTTCAAATTACCGGATCTCCCTTACGGTTACGACGCCATGGAACCGTACATCGACACCCTCACGATGCACCTGCACCATGACAAGCACCACGCGGCTTACGTCGAGAATCTCAACAAGGCTTTGGCGGATGCCGGTGAACCGTTCCATAAAATGACCGTCGAAGACCTCCTCCTGCATCTGGACGAATTGCCGGAAAAGGTCCGGACGGTCGTGCGCAATAACGGCGGGGGTCACTACAACCACTCGCTCTTCTGGCAGATGCTGAAGAAAAATGAGGGCGGCCAACCCACGGGGGAACTGGCCGCGGCAATCAAGGAGACTTTCGGCGGGTACCCGGAATTTCAGCAAAAATTCTCAGCGGCTGCCGCCAGCGTCTTCGGGAGCGGCTGGGCCTGGCTCGGGGTAGACGATAAAAACCTGAAAATCGGCACAACGCCCAACCAGGATAACCCGATTTCCAAATCGGATCGGAAGGTGGTTCCGCTGCTCGGCCTGGACGTGTGGGAACACGCTTACTACCTGAAGTACCAAAACCGGCGCGCGGAATACATCAAGGCATTCTGGAACGTGGTAAACTGGGACTACGTGGGCCAGCGTTACAAGGATAACCTGACGGCGTAA
- a CDS encoding 2OG-Fe dioxygenase family protein: MSLVQNADFEYRVEKLSRLDVEAFTPFFERLPRDPYVSGNYRRRRFSRFRGQPDRLTRLEHKYFEQSSAVNKLAGGIKRDFAELEDALMNLPEFQRLVAVFIDAARIDLNAVEAGVHQIRIVAEPGQQGEPAPEGIHQDGFDFVGIFCIRRENITGAETHLYTNPQQRPPLFAKELQPGEFVLVNDRSLYHYTSAIRPAGEGEGIRDVFVMTA, encoded by the coding sequence ATGTCCTTAGTTCAGAATGCCGACTTTGAGTATCGGGTCGAAAAGCTGAGTCGCCTGGACGTGGAGGCTTTTACACCGTTTTTCGAGCGTCTCCCCCGCGATCCTTACGTGAGCGGCAACTATCGCCGGCGCCGCTTTTCACGGTTCCGAGGGCAGCCGGACCGGCTGACCCGGCTCGAGCACAAGTATTTCGAGCAGAGTTCGGCGGTGAACAAGCTGGCCGGCGGGATCAAACGGGATTTTGCTGAACTTGAGGACGCCCTGATGAACCTGCCCGAATTTCAGCGGCTGGTTGCCGTGTTCATTGATGCCGCCAGGATCGACCTGAACGCCGTCGAAGCAGGCGTTCACCAGATTCGCATCGTGGCGGAGCCCGGACAGCAGGGTGAACCGGCTCCGGAAGGCATTCACCAGGACGGGTTCGATTTTGTGGGCATCTTTTGTATCCGGCGCGAAAACATCACGGGCGCCGAAACTCACCTTTACACCAACCCTCAGCAACGGCCGCCGCTGTTCGCAAAGGAATTGCAGCCGGGGGAGTTTGTCCTGGTTAATGACCGGAGCTTATACCATTACACCAGCGCCATCCGGCCCGCCGGCGAGGGCGAGGGAATCAGGGATGTGTTTGTGATGACGGCCTGA
- a CDS encoding cysteine desulfurase-like protein — MHAFPTEWARAQFPALQLAIEGQPAIFLDGPGGTQVPEPVIKAVGDYYRKNNSNLGGKFITSQNTAELVQKARAQLAEFLNARAPEEIVFGANMTTLTFSLSRALARTWQAGDEVIVTSLDHDANITPWRVAAAERGAVVRTWECDLETCTLALADLQRLLTPRTRLVAVTLASNALGSVTDVASVCRLAHRSGAQAFVDAVHFAPHGPIDVQGLDCDYLACSAYKFFGPHLGVLWGRAQLLEQLESYKVRPACSHAPGKWETGTQSFEAIAGTAAALAYLRDVGYRTSGRAILHDAMNVIREHEMHLSQAFLEGVRSQHRIEIYGSADPERCETRTPTFAFRVHGVAPAEVAARLAQAGIFVWSGHFYAVDLVDRLGLDEDGGLVRAGFVHYNTLEEVERTLDALARI, encoded by the coding sequence ATGCATGCATTTCCGACTGAGTGGGCGCGGGCGCAGTTTCCCGCGTTGCAGCTCGCCATCGAAGGTCAGCCCGCCATTTTTCTTGATGGACCCGGCGGAACGCAGGTGCCGGAACCGGTGATTAAAGCCGTCGGCGATTATTACCGGAAAAATAACAGCAACCTCGGCGGCAAATTCATCACGAGCCAGAACACCGCCGAACTCGTGCAGAAGGCACGGGCGCAACTGGCGGAGTTCCTGAACGCGCGAGCGCCGGAAGAAATCGTTTTCGGTGCCAACATGACGACCTTGACGTTCAGCCTCAGCCGTGCCCTGGCGCGGACCTGGCAGGCGGGCGACGAGGTGATCGTTACTTCCCTCGACCACGACGCGAACATTACCCCGTGGCGGGTAGCGGCCGCTGAAAGGGGAGCCGTGGTTCGCACGTGGGAGTGCGACCTGGAAACCTGCACGTTGGCGCTGGCAGACCTGCAAAGGCTGCTTACCCCCAGGACCCGGCTGGTGGCGGTCACCCTCGCCTCGAACGCGCTCGGTTCTGTCACCGATGTGGCATCGGTCTGCCGGTTGGCGCACCGGAGCGGCGCTCAAGCGTTCGTGGACGCAGTCCACTTTGCGCCGCATGGCCCGATCGATGTGCAGGGATTGGACTGCGATTACCTGGCCTGCTCGGCTTACAAATTTTTCGGGCCGCACCTCGGCGTGCTCTGGGGACGCGCCCAACTCCTGGAACAGTTGGAAAGCTACAAAGTTCGCCCCGCCTGCAGCCATGCCCCAGGCAAATGGGAAACCGGAACGCAGAGTTTTGAGGCGATCGCCGGTACCGCAGCAGCCCTGGCTTACCTACGAGACGTTGGTTATCGCACCAGCGGGCGGGCCATCCTCCACGACGCGATGAATGTGATTCGCGAGCACGAAATGCATCTCAGCCAAGCCTTCCTTGAAGGGGTCCGAAGCCAGCACCGCATCGAGATTTACGGATCAGCCGACCCGGAGAGGTGCGAGACGCGGACCCCGACCTTCGCCTTTCGGGTGCATGGCGTCGCGCCGGCCGAAGTGGCCGCAAGATTAGCGCAGGCCGGCATCTTCGTGTGGTCGGGGCATTTCTATGCGGTCGACCTCGTCGATCGCCTCGGGCTGGATGAAGATGGCGGGCTGGTTCGCGCCGGGTTTGTGCATTACAATACCCTGGAGGAAGTCGAGCGAACGTTGGACGCCCTGGCCCGGATCTGA
- a CDS encoding UvrD-helicase domain-containing protein — protein sequence MVRLFDLNPQQLEAVKTTRGPVLILAGAGTGKTRVITMRVSYLLTEGVSPDKILAVTFTNKAANEMRERIAGMVDRAQAKKLTICTFHALCVRILRQNIGALGYKTNFTIYDEGDQLGLIKKLINRVSARDEKLDPNAAKNFISKAKNQHWKIVPPDRAETLAAAVFHRYQEELKNLNAVDFDDLLLLTVKLLDEHPEILARWRARYEHVMVDEFQDTNRLQFELVRQLAGEHRNVCVVGDDDQSIYGWRGAEIANILEFEDHFPRPRIVKLEQNYRSTNAILGAANSVIRRNPRRRPKVLWSENGDGEKVRIVEAPDDREEATFVVSELQQRHQLEQAGWKDFAIIFRMNAQARVIEEQLRRLQIPYHLIGGRSFFDRREVKDFLAYLTCFHNPQDDVNLLRIINTPARGIGSTTIELTIEESRRAGKSVFETLQAPAFLGLLSNRTRTAVEAFVHLLDEYETAAQQPLADLSQVAGRLLAEIGYFDDLRRTCKTPEEALDREENVRAMVRTLAEYQARSTEGLAGFLAETVLDQEREEKKTDDRDGVTLITLHAAKGLEFRHVFLVGVEEGILPHDRSKLEGSLDEERRLLYVGMTRARQSLTLTHCNTRMRYGSASPCTPSSFLKEIDGRFVEHVNFHKLANAPASEGTARSHFARMKQLLSGDGG from the coding sequence ATGGTTCGCCTTTTTGATCTCAACCCGCAGCAGCTGGAAGCGGTCAAAACCACCCGGGGACCGGTCCTGATCCTGGCCGGCGCCGGTACCGGCAAGACCCGGGTGATCACGATGCGGGTCAGCTACCTGCTGACCGAAGGCGTCTCACCCGACAAGATCCTGGCGGTAACCTTCACCAATAAGGCAGCCAATGAGATGCGGGAACGCATCGCGGGCATGGTTGACCGCGCCCAGGCGAAGAAGCTGACCATCTGCACCTTTCACGCGCTCTGCGTCCGGATCCTGCGCCAAAACATCGGCGCGCTCGGTTACAAAACCAATTTCACCATCTACGACGAGGGCGATCAGCTTGGCCTGATCAAAAAGCTCATCAACCGCGTCTCGGCCCGGGACGAAAAACTCGACCCGAACGCCGCCAAGAATTTCATCAGCAAAGCAAAAAATCAGCACTGGAAAATCGTCCCTCCGGACCGGGCGGAGACGCTGGCGGCGGCGGTGTTCCACCGCTACCAGGAAGAGTTAAAGAACCTGAACGCGGTTGATTTTGATGACCTGCTGTTGCTGACGGTCAAACTGCTGGATGAACACCCGGAGATCCTGGCCCGGTGGCGAGCCAGGTACGAGCACGTCATGGTCGACGAGTTCCAGGATACCAACCGGCTTCAATTTGAGCTGGTGCGGCAGTTGGCGGGCGAACACCGGAACGTCTGCGTCGTCGGTGACGACGACCAGTCAATCTACGGCTGGCGCGGCGCCGAGATCGCCAACATCCTCGAGTTCGAGGACCATTTTCCCCGGCCCCGCATCGTCAAACTGGAACAGAACTATCGGAGCACGAACGCGATCCTCGGCGCGGCCAACAGCGTGATCCGGCGTAACCCGCGCCGGCGGCCCAAGGTCCTCTGGAGCGAAAACGGCGACGGCGAAAAGGTGCGCATCGTCGAGGCGCCGGACGATCGTGAAGAAGCGACGTTTGTCGTTTCCGAGTTGCAGCAGCGGCATCAGCTTGAACAGGCCGGTTGGAAGGATTTCGCGATCATTTTCCGGATGAACGCGCAGGCACGGGTGATCGAGGAACAGCTGCGGCGGCTGCAAATCCCTTATCATCTGATCGGCGGCAGGAGTTTCTTCGACCGGCGCGAGGTGAAAGATTTCCTGGCTTACCTTACCTGTTTTCATAATCCGCAGGACGACGTGAACCTGCTCCGGATCATCAATACGCCGGCCCGCGGGATCGGCAGCACGACGATCGAACTGACGATTGAGGAGAGCCGGCGGGCCGGAAAAAGCGTTTTCGAGACGTTGCAGGCGCCCGCTTTCCTTGGACTGCTTTCGAACCGAACGCGCACGGCAGTCGAGGCGTTTGTGCATTTACTCGACGAATACGAAACGGCTGCGCAACAGCCCCTGGCTGATTTATCCCAGGTCGCCGGCCGGCTTCTGGCCGAGATCGGTTACTTCGACGACTTGCGGCGGACCTGCAAGACGCCTGAGGAAGCGCTGGATCGGGAGGAGAACGTCCGGGCGATGGTTCGCACGCTGGCGGAATACCAGGCGCGTTCAACTGAGGGGCTGGCCGGGTTTCTGGCCGAAACCGTCCTGGACCAGGAACGCGAGGAAAAGAAAACCGATGACCGCGACGGGGTGACCCTGATCACGCTGCACGCCGCCAAGGGGCTGGAATTCCGGCACGTCTTCCTGGTGGGCGTTGAAGAAGGCATTCTGCCCCACGACCGTTCCAAACTGGAAGGGTCCCTCGATGAAGAGCGGCGCCTGTTGTACGTCGGGATGACCCGTGCCCGGCAGAGCCTTACCCTGACGCATTGCAACACGCGGATGCGCTACGGCAGCGCCAGCCCGTGCACCCCAAGTTCGTTCCTGAAGGAAATCGACGGCCGGTTCGTCGAGCACGTGAATTTTCACAAGCTCGCCAATGCCCCCGCCAGCGAGGGCACCGCCCGTTCCCATTTTGCGCGGATGAAGCAGTTGCTCTCAGGTGACGGAGGATGA
- the lysS gene encoding lysine--tRNA ligase: MEENELLAIRRQKLHRLQARGVNAFGARFEADGTIAEVREKFVEGQKVRVAGRITAHRNMGKSQFLDLSDITGRIQIFISLKGLSPDEAETFDLLDTGDFIGVNGACFITRTGELTVRAESFQVLSKALRPLPDKWHGVADVETRYRQRYLDLLANPDSRTVFLQRSRIVQEIRQFLSGRGFIEVETPMMQAIAGGAAARPFQTHHNALGMDLYLRIAPELYLKRLLVGGYPKIFELNRNFRNEGVSRRHNPEFTMLEAYWAYADFEMMANLVEELVCTLAEKAAGTLQIEHRNAAGDLTKTINLQRPWRRARYHDLITGIDPAWFGRSRQEKLARCAELNVEVRPEMEEFEITQQMFEKLIEEKTIDPLFVTHLPKELVPLAKQNLQDPAIVDVYELIVNGQELSPGYSELNDPVVQRERLLAQAGEEVQKIDEDFLLALEHGMPPAGGIGLGIDRLVMMLTGAESIRDVILFPHLKPRAAEGNATSGKMPQMEENQGRNE; the protein is encoded by the coding sequence ATGGAAGAAAACGAGCTTCTCGCGATCCGTCGACAGAAACTGCACCGGCTCCAGGCGCGAGGCGTAAACGCCTTCGGCGCCCGGTTCGAAGCCGACGGGACGATCGCGGAAGTTCGCGAGAAATTTGTCGAAGGTCAAAAGGTGCGGGTGGCCGGCCGCATCACCGCCCACCGTAACATGGGCAAAAGCCAGTTCCTCGACCTCAGCGACATCACCGGCCGGATCCAGATTTTTATCAGTCTGAAAGGGTTGTCGCCGGACGAAGCCGAAACGTTCGATCTGCTCGACACGGGCGATTTCATCGGGGTAAACGGCGCCTGCTTCATCACGCGAACCGGTGAACTCACCGTGCGGGCGGAGTCGTTCCAGGTTTTGAGCAAGGCGCTCCGGCCGTTGCCGGACAAATGGCACGGCGTGGCGGATGTCGAAACCCGTTACCGCCAGCGTTACCTGGATCTGTTGGCAAACCCGGATTCGCGCACAGTCTTCCTGCAACGCAGCCGCATCGTCCAGGAGATCCGGCAGTTCCTCTCCGGCCGCGGTTTCATCGAGGTCGAAACCCCGATGATGCAAGCCATCGCCGGAGGCGCTGCCGCCCGGCCGTTCCAGACTCATCACAACGCGCTCGGCATGGACCTGTACCTGCGCATCGCCCCCGAGCTTTACCTGAAACGGCTGCTCGTCGGCGGGTACCCTAAAATCTTCGAATTGAACCGGAACTTCCGCAACGAAGGCGTTTCCCGCCGGCACAACCCCGAGTTTACGATGCTGGAGGCCTATTGGGCGTACGCGGATTTCGAGATGATGGCCAACCTGGTCGAAGAACTGGTCTGCACCCTCGCCGAAAAGGCAGCCGGCACCTTGCAAATCGAGCACCGGAATGCCGCAGGTGACCTGACCAAAACCATCAACCTCCAGCGGCCATGGCGGCGGGCCCGGTACCACGACCTGATCACCGGGATCGATCCGGCGTGGTTCGGACGCTCCAGGCAGGAAAAACTGGCGCGCTGCGCGGAGTTGAACGTCGAGGTCCGCCCCGAGATGGAGGAATTCGAAATCACCCAGCAAATGTTTGAAAAGCTGATCGAAGAAAAGACGATCGACCCGCTTTTCGTCACCCATCTGCCGAAGGAACTCGTGCCCCTGGCCAAACAGAACCTGCAGGACCCGGCCATCGTTGACGTGTACGAACTGATCGTTAACGGCCAGGAACTCTCACCCGGCTACTCGGAACTCAATGACCCCGTCGTGCAACGGGAACGGTTGCTTGCCCAGGCCGGTGAGGAAGTGCAGAAGATCGATGAAGATTTCCTGCTCGCACTCGAGCACGGGATGCCGCCCGCCGGCGGCATCGGCCTGGGTATCGACCGGTTGGTCATGATGCTCACCGGCGCCGAATCCATCCGGGACGTGATCCTGTTTCCGCACCTCAAGCCGCGGGCGGCGGAGGGAAATGCCACAAGCGGAAAAATGCCACAAATGGAAGAAAACCAAGGGC